GAATCGCTAAAAAATTATATTGCCTCGCTTGGAAGTGCTGCCGTTGCTTTTTCCGGCGGAGTTGATTCGACTCTGTTATTATTCGCTGCTCATGAGGTTTTAGGGAATAGGGCCGTAGCAGTTACTATAAAGTCGCGTTTAATTCTTGGCCGTGAACTTGACGAGGGCAGAAATTTTTGTGAATCTCATAATATCAAGCAAATTATTATTCAAGTCGACGAGTTAAGCATTAAAGATTTCAGCAAGAATCCTCCGAACCGCTGTTATTTATGCAAGAAAGATTTATTTACGCGAATAAAGAAATTAGCACGAGAAAATAATTTAGCTCACGTAATAGAAGGCTCAAATCTTGATGATTTAGGAGATTACAGGCCGGGACTCAAGGCAATAGAAGAACTCGGCATTAAGAGTCCTTTGCGTGAAGCCGGCCTAACAAAGTCAGATATTAGAGAAATTTCGCGCTCCCTGAATTTACCGACATGGGATAAACCTTCTTTTGC
The Synergistaceae bacterium genome window above contains:
- the larE gene encoding ATP-dependent sacrificial sulfur transferase LarE — protein: MTKYESLKNYIASLGSAAVAFSGGVDSTLLLFAAHEVLGNRAVAVTIKSRLILGRELDEGRNFCESHNIKQIIIQVDELSIKDFSKNPPNRCYLCKKDLFTRIKKLARENNLAHVIEGSNLDDLGDYRPGLKAIEELGIKSPLREAGLTKSDIREISRSLNLPTWDKPSFACLASRFVYGESITPEKLIMLANSEKLLQDLGFKQERVRIHGNIARIEITPENFTRIIEDSIRTKIFHALKNFGFSYVTLDLQGYRTGSMNENIIKES